Proteins co-encoded in one Ponticoccus alexandrii genomic window:
- a CDS encoding TfoX/Sxy family protein, whose translation MALSEEDRAYVQDLFAGLGEVSTRRMFGGLGIYHGGRIFALMRSEGALLIKGQGAFIQYLEMMGCDQWRHRRASGQEVSMPYWSLPDTARDDPEEAVALAKEALRHLK comes from the coding sequence ATGGCCCTGTCGGAGGAGGATCGGGCCTATGTGCAGGATCTCTTTGCCGGGCTTGGGGAGGTGTCGACCCGCCGCATGTTCGGTGGCCTCGGGATCTACCATGGCGGCCGGATCTTCGCCCTGATGCGCTCTGAGGGCGCACTTCTGATCAAGGGTCAGGGCGCATTCATCCAGTATCTGGAGATGATGGGCTGCGACCAGTGGCGCCATCGGCGCGCGAGCGGGCAAGAGGTCTCCATGCCCTATTGGTCGCTGCCGGACACGGCCCGGGACGACCCCGAAGAGGCGGTCGCCCTCGCCAAAGAGGCCCTTCGGCATCTGAAATAG
- a CDS encoding glutathione S-transferase family protein — MLTLYHAPFSRSTRIVQLIELMGISDRIDLRIVQIVRSDGSGVRDAINPHPEGKVPLLVHDGVSIRETSAIMEHLMAVFPEEAARVAPRPGTPEHGAMLAWMAWSGAVLEPLVLLKIAAVEHPLMHSTFRDMDQALALLEKALMDRRFLMGAHLTPADILASSSFPYLPGGTPEHPAITDWLARCEAEPSSRAAAAFDAKKAKSAA, encoded by the coding sequence ATGCTGACCCTCTACCACGCCCCCTTCTCCCGCTCGACCCGGATCGTGCAATTGATCGAGCTGATGGGGATTTCGGATCGGATCGACCTGCGGATTGTGCAAATCGTCCGTAGCGACGGCAGCGGCGTCCGCGATGCGATCAACCCGCACCCCGAGGGCAAGGTTCCGCTACTGGTGCATGACGGCGTATCGATCCGCGAGACCTCGGCGATCATGGAACACCTGATGGCCGTGTTTCCGGAAGAGGCCGCCCGCGTGGCGCCCCGGCCCGGGACGCCCGAGCATGGCGCCATGCTGGCCTGGATGGCCTGGAGCGGGGCGGTGCTGGAACCGCTGGTGCTGCTGAAGATCGCGGCGGTCGAGCATCCCCTGATGCACAGCACTTTCCGGGACATGGATCAGGCGCTGGCGCTTCTGGAAAAGGCCCTGATGGACCGCCGTTTCCTGATGGGAGCGCATCTGACCCCGGCGGACATCCTTGCGTCGTCCTCTTTCCCCTACCTGCCGGGCGGCACACCGGAGCATCCCGCGATCACCGACTGGCTGGCGCGTTGCGAGGCAGAGCCAAGCTCTCGCGCCGCCGCCGCGTTTGATGCGAAAAAGGCGAAGTCCGCAGCCTAA
- a CDS encoding HesB/IscA family protein: protein MFGIPGKQAVTMTPKASQQIRKLMERDGASALRIGLKKGGCAGMEYTMDFVETPDDNDEIVEQDGARVAIAPMAQMFLFGTEIDYKTALLESGFTFQNPNVTDACGCGESIKFKDVAELQAEREG from the coding sequence ATGTTCGGCATTCCCGGCAAGCAGGCCGTGACCATGACGCCCAAGGCGTCGCAGCAGATCCGTAAGCTGATGGAGCGGGACGGCGCCAGTGCCCTGCGCATCGGCCTGAAAAAGGGCGGTTGCGCGGGCATGGAGTACACGATGGACTTCGTGGAAACCCCCGATGACAATGATGAAATCGTCGAACAGGATGGCGCGCGCGTGGCCATTGCGCCGATGGCGCAGATGTTCCTTTTTGGCACGGAAATCGACTACAAGACCGCGCTTCTGGAATCCGGCTTCACCTTCCAGAACCCGAACGTGACCGATGCCTGCGGCTGCGGCGAGTCGATCAAGTTCAAGGATGTGGCAGAGCTTCAGGCCGAACGCGAAGGCTGA
- the tpiA gene encoding triose-phosphate isomerase, with protein sequence MRRKLAAGNWKMNGTRASLSEMAAMEGIAGDATDVLICPPATLIREAASAAKGVSIGGQDCHAEASGAHTGDLSAAMLADAGASHVILGHSERRADHDEHNEHVRAKCRAAWEAGLVAVVCVGETLDQREAQNTLDIIGGQLAGSIPDGATGLNLVVAYEPVWSIGTGKVPTVDQIGDVHDFMRARLERRFGAGVGRSVRLLYGGSVKASNAAEIFAVSNVDGALVGGASLKAADFVPIIEALNAAD encoded by the coding sequence ATGCGCAGGAAACTGGCAGCCGGGAACTGGAAGATGAACGGGACGCGGGCCTCCCTGTCCGAGATGGCCGCGATGGAGGGGATCGCCGGGGACGCGACGGATGTACTGATCTGCCCGCCCGCCACGCTGATCCGCGAGGCCGCCTCGGCGGCGAAGGGCGTGTCGATCGGTGGGCAGGACTGTCACGCCGAGGCCTCGGGCGCCCACACCGGCGACCTGTCGGCGGCAATGCTGGCCGACGCCGGGGCCAGCCACGTGATTCTCGGCCATTCCGAGCGCCGTGCCGATCATGATGAGCACAACGAACACGTGCGGGCCAAATGCAGGGCCGCCTGGGAGGCCGGCCTGGTGGCGGTGGTCTGCGTCGGCGAGACGCTGGACCAGCGCGAGGCGCAGAACACACTCGACATCATCGGCGGGCAACTGGCGGGCTCGATCCCGGACGGCGCGACGGGGCTGAATCTGGTGGTGGCCTATGAACCGGTCTGGTCCATCGGAACGGGCAAGGTGCCGACGGTGGATCAGATCGGGGATGTCCACGACTTCATGCGCGCCCGGCTGGAACGCCGCTTTGGCGCGGGGGTGGGCCGCTCGGTGCGGCTGCTGTACGGCGGATCGGTCAAGGCATCCAACGCGGCAGAGATCTTTGCGGTGTCCAACGTGGACGGCGCGCTGGTCGGCGGCGCAAGCCTGAAGGCCGCCGACTTCGTGCCGATCATCGAAGCGCTGAACGCCGCCGACTAG
- a CDS encoding DctP family TRAP transporter solute-binding subunit encodes MKKFLMSAAAAALAVSGATAVQAACDDGEMVIKFSHVTNTDRHPKGIAASLLQERVNEEMNGTACMEVFPNSTLYNDDQVLEAMLNGDVQMAAPSLSKFEQFTKVFRIYDLPFMFKNIEAVDAFQASDTGQAMKESMVRRGLLGLQFWHNGLTQISANKPLISPEDAKGLKFRVQPSEVLKANMEALGASPQPMAFSEVYGALQSGVVDGQENTWSNIYGQKFFEVQDGTTETNHGVLDYLVVTNVDWWEGLDPAVREQLATILEEVTNERNAAVGEVDAEARQAVLDAGGEIRELTAEQRQAWVDVMKPVWEQFADDVGQENIDAAQAINSSM; translated from the coding sequence ATGAAGAAATTCCTGATGTCCGCTGCGGCGGCTGCTCTTGCCGTGTCTGGTGCAACCGCGGTTCAGGCCGCCTGCGACGACGGCGAGATGGTCATCAAGTTCAGCCACGTCACCAACACAGACCGTCACCCCAAGGGCATCGCCGCCAGCCTCCTGCAGGAGCGCGTCAACGAAGAGATGAACGGCACCGCATGCATGGAGGTCTTCCCGAACTCCACGCTTTACAACGACGACCAGGTGCTCGAGGCGATGCTGAACGGCGACGTCCAGATGGCCGCGCCCTCGCTGTCGAAATTCGAGCAGTTCACCAAGGTCTTCCGGATCTACGACCTGCCGTTCATGTTCAAGAACATCGAGGCCGTCGACGCCTTCCAGGCATCGGATACCGGTCAGGCGATGAAGGAATCCATGGTGCGCCGCGGCCTTCTGGGCCTGCAGTTCTGGCACAACGGGCTGACCCAGATCTCGGCCAACAAGCCGCTGATCTCGCCTGAGGATGCCAAGGGCCTGAAGTTCCGCGTCCAGCCTTCGGAAGTGCTGAAGGCCAACATGGAAGCGCTGGGTGCAAGCCCGCAGCCGATGGCCTTCTCGGAAGTCTACGGCGCGCTGCAGTCGGGCGTCGTCGACGGTCAGGAAAACACCTGGTCCAACATCTACGGCCAGAAGTTCTTCGAAGTGCAGGACGGCACGACCGAGACCAACCACGGTGTGCTCGACTATCTCGTCGTGACCAACGTCGACTGGTGGGAAGGTCTGGACCCGGCGGTCCGCGAGCAGCTGGCCACGATCCTCGAAGAAGTCACCAACGAGCGCAACGCCGCCGTGGGCGAGGTCGATGCCGAGGCCCGTCAGGCCGTTCTGGACGCCGGTGGCGAGATCCGCGAGCTGACCGCAGAACAGCGTCAGGCCTGGGTCGACGTGATGAAGCCGGTCTGGGAGCAGTTCGCCGACGACGTGGGCCAGGAAAACATCGACGCCGCTCAGGCGATCAACAGCTCGATGTAA
- the rimK gene encoding 30S ribosomal protein S6--L-glutamate ligase, translating into MSDTSEPAAGMIRFGWEEWVALPDLGLPALRAKVDTGARTSALHAFDIETFGPASAPKVRFTVHPVPGRDDLVIPCSARIVDRRTVTSSNGESESRYVIASTLRVGEESWRIELTLTDRSGMNSRMLLGREALKDHITIVATDRFQQPKLSYDVYTTARVRHAAPNRALRVAVLSREDNYSTRRLVEEGEERGHTVEVIDTTRCYMAINALSPEVHYDGKRLPRYDVVIPRIGASITSYGTAVIRQFETIGTFCVNGSDGITSSRDKLAAHQMMARHKIGMPNTAFAASPKDTQSLMRLVGTAPLIVKLLESTQGKGVVLAETKKAAESVIDAFRGLKANFLVQDFVKEAAGEDIRCLVVGGKVVAAMKRTGAEGDFRSNLHRGGSAQVARITKEERETAVRAARAFRLNLAGVDLLRSETGPKVLEVNSSPGLEGIETATHKNIAGLLYEHIEAKVRPTPVRARKTMDSE; encoded by the coding sequence ATGTCCGACACCTCTGAACCCGCCGCCGGTATGATCCGTTTTGGCTGGGAGGAATGGGTCGCCCTGCCCGACCTCGGCCTGCCCGCGCTGCGCGCCAAGGTCGACACCGGCGCCCGCACCTCGGCGCTGCACGCCTTCGACATCGAAACCTTCGGCCCGGCCTCGGCGCCCAAGGTGCGGTTCACCGTGCACCCTGTCCCGGGCCGCGACGATCTGGTGATTCCCTGCTCGGCCCGGATCGTCGACCGGCGCACCGTCACCTCTTCGAACGGCGAATCCGAAAGCCGCTACGTCATCGCCTCGACCCTGCGGGTGGGCGAGGAAAGCTGGCGGATCGAACTGACGCTGACCGACCGCTCGGGCATGAACTCGCGCATGCTGCTGGGACGGGAGGCGCTGAAGGACCACATCACCATCGTCGCCACCGACCGCTTTCAGCAGCCGAAACTGTCCTACGACGTCTACACCACCGCCCGCGTCCGCCATGCCGCCCCGAACCGCGCGCTGCGCGTGGCGGTGCTGAGCCGCGAGGACAACTATTCCACCCGCCGTCTGGTCGAAGAGGGCGAAGAGCGTGGTCACACGGTCGAGGTCATCGACACCACGCGCTGCTACATGGCGATCAACGCGCTTTCGCCCGAGGTGCATTACGACGGCAAGCGCCTGCCCCGTTACGACGTGGTGATTCCGCGTATTGGGGCCTCGATCACCTCTTACGGCACCGCCGTGATCCGCCAGTTCGAGACCATCGGCACCTTCTGCGTCAATGGCTCTGACGGCATCACCTCCAGTCGCGACAAACTGGCGGCACACCAGATGATGGCACGGCACAAGATTGGCATGCCCAACACTGCCTTTGCCGCCTCGCCCAAGGACACCCAGTCGCTGATGCGCCTTGTCGGCACCGCGCCGCTGATCGTGAAGCTGCTGGAATCGACGCAGGGCAAGGGCGTCGTGCTGGCAGAGACCAAGAAGGCCGCCGAATCTGTCATCGACGCCTTTCGCGGCCTGAAGGCCAACTTCCTCGTGCAGGATTTCGTCAAGGAAGCTGCCGGGGAAGACATCCGCTGCCTCGTCGTCGGCGGCAAGGTCGTGGCCGCGATGAAGCGCACCGGGGCCGAGGGCGACTTTCGGTCGAACCTGCACCGGGGCGGCTCGGCTCAGGTGGCGCGGATCACCAAGGAAGAGCGCGAGACCGCCGTGCGCGCCGCCCGAGCCTTCCGCCTAAACCTTGCCGGAGTGGACCTGCTACGCTCGGAAACCGGGCCGAAGGTGCTGGAAGTGAACTCCAGCCCCGGCCTCGAAGGCATCGAAACAGCCACACACAAGAACATCGCCGGTCTGCTTTACGAGCACATCGAGGCCAAGGTCCGCCCCACCCCGGTGCGGGCGCGCAAGACCATGGACAGCGAATAG
- a CDS encoding SUF system Fe-S cluster assembly protein → MTEQSPQMEGAPLIAPSSTDHPLYDQVVEACRSVYDPEIPVNIYDLGLVYTVDINPESDVKIIMTLTAPGCPVAGEMPGWIVDAIEPIGGVKSVDVELVWDPPWGMDMMSDEARLELGFM, encoded by the coding sequence ATGACCGAACAGAGCCCGCAGATGGAAGGCGCGCCGCTGATTGCGCCCTCCAGCACCGACCACCCCCTGTATGATCAGGTGGTGGAGGCCTGCAGGTCGGTCTACGACCCCGAGATCCCGGTCAATATCTACGACCTCGGGCTGGTCTATACCGTCGACATCAACCCCGAATCCGACGTGAAGATCATCATGACCCTCACCGCGCCGGGCTGCCCGGTGGCCGGTGAGATGCCCGGCTGGATCGTCGACGCCATCGAACCCATCGGCGGTGTCAAAAGCGTGGACGTCGAGCTTGTCTGGGATCCGCCCTGGGGCATGGACATGATGTCGGATGAAGCCCGGCTGGAACTTGGCTTCATGTAA
- a CDS encoding TRAP transporter small permease: MSHNTPPDSVFGRIVDEIEETFIAIILGAMTLITFVNVVMRYGFNSGLIWGLEMTLILFAWLVLFGVSYAVKKTANLGVDAVLNIVPAGPRRIMTLIAAAVCVLYAILLMKGAWDYWANFANLPQTTGRWFPTGFEEMSRTSYRSWYEMVDTPMPDWLRWIEPLINEGESYEKIPRFLPYFILPFGVALLLFRFIQAALRIVRGEADSLIVSHEAEDDVRDVAHMNKEG, from the coding sequence ATGTCCCACAACACCCCGCCCGACAGCGTCTTCGGGCGCATCGTCGACGAGATCGAAGAGACCTTCATCGCGATCATCCTCGGCGCCATGACGCTGATCACCTTCGTCAACGTCGTCATGCGCTACGGCTTTAACAGCGGGCTCATCTGGGGCCTCGAGATGACGCTGATCCTGTTTGCCTGGCTCGTCTTGTTCGGCGTCAGCTACGCGGTCAAGAAGACCGCCAACCTTGGCGTCGACGCGGTGCTGAACATCGTGCCCGCCGGGCCGCGCCGGATCATGACGCTGATCGCCGCCGCCGTCTGCGTTCTTTATGCCATCCTGCTGATGAAGGGCGCGTGGGACTACTGGGCGAACTTCGCCAACCTGCCGCAGACCACCGGGCGCTGGTTCCCCACCGGTTTCGAGGAGATGTCCCGCACCTCGTACCGATCTTGGTATGAGATGGTCGACACCCCCATGCCGGACTGGCTGCGCTGGATCGAGCCGCTGATCAACGAGGGCGAAAGCTACGAGAAGATCCCGCGCTTCCTGCCCTATTTCATCCTGCCCTTCGGCGTGGCGCTGCTGCTGTTCCGCTTTATCCAGGCGGCGCTGCGCATCGTCCGGGGCGAGGCCGACAGCCTGATCGTCAGCCACGAAGCCGAAGACGACGTCCGCGACGTCGCCCACATGAACAAGGAAGGCTAA
- a CDS encoding TRAP transporter large permease, translated as MDVALLFAMIVGLMLIGVPIAVSLGFSSIIFLLVLSDTSLASIAQSFYQAMAGHYTLLAIPFFILASSFMSTGGVAKRIIRFSIACVGHLRGGLAIAGVFACMIFAALSGSSPATVVAIGSIVIAAMRQAGYTRDFAAGVIANAGTLGILIPPSIVMVVYASATDVSVGRMFLAGVIPGLMAGTMLMITIYIMARIRKMPAGEWLGWGEVWASFREAFWGLMLIAIIMIGIYGWPAPIVSAVNFLGGSMDSGAIFTPTEAAAAASVYAFIVAVFVYRDMGPLAGKNGAPNISFWRKPIALVTAFVHPDTKKTLFEAGKLTITLMFIIANALILKHVLTEEQIPQQVANAMLGAGFGPVMFLVIVNIILLIGGQFMEPSGLLVIVAPLVFPIALELGIDPIHLGIIMVVNMEIGMITPPVGLNLFVTSGVAGMPMMRVVKAALPFLAVLFAFLIMVTYIPQISTTIPDRVMGPQIRCNGQTLPSEPLERAFCEARIEQGRVLPPMELAPEAAPAEGAEDAAPAEGAEPAQN; from the coding sequence ATGGACGTCGCACTTCTTTTTGCCATGATCGTTGGCCTGATGCTGATCGGCGTGCCGATTGCGGTCTCGCTTGGCTTCTCGTCTATCATCTTCCTGCTGGTCTTGTCGGACACCTCGCTGGCCTCGATCGCGCAAAGCTTCTACCAGGCCATGGCGGGGCATTACACGCTGCTGGCGATCCCCTTCTTCATCCTCGCCTCGTCCTTCATGTCGACCGGCGGCGTGGCGAAACGGATCATCCGCTTCTCCATCGCCTGCGTGGGGCACCTGCGCGGCGGTCTGGCCATCGCCGGCGTCTTTGCCTGCATGATCTTCGCGGCGCTCTCGGGCTCTTCACCCGCGACCGTGGTCGCCATCGGCTCCATCGTCATCGCGGCGATGCGGCAGGCTGGCTACACGCGGGACTTCGCGGCAGGTGTCATCGCCAACGCAGGGACCCTCGGCATCCTGATCCCGCCCTCCATCGTCATGGTCGTCTATGCCTCGGCCACCGACGTCTCGGTCGGGCGGATGTTCCTCGCCGGCGTCATCCCGGGCCTTATGGCCGGCACCATGCTGATGATCACGATCTACATCATGGCCCGTATCCGCAAGATGCCTGCCGGCGAATGGCTGGGCTGGGGTGAGGTCTGGGCAAGCTTCCGCGAGGCCTTCTGGGGCCTGATGCTGATCGCCATCATCATGATCGGCATCTACGGCTGGCCCGCGCCCATCGTCTCGGCCGTGAATTTCCTCGGCGGGTCAATGGATTCCGGGGCGATCTTCACCCCGACCGAAGCGGCGGCGGCGGCCTCTGTCTATGCGTTCATCGTGGCGGTCTTCGTCTATCGCGACATGGGGCCGCTGGCAGGCAAGAACGGGGCGCCCAACATCTCGTTCTGGCGCAAGCCCATCGCGCTGGTGACGGCCTTCGTGCACCCCGATACCAAGAAGACCCTGTTCGAGGCGGGCAAGCTGACGATCACGCTGATGTTTATTATCGCCAATGCGCTGATCCTCAAGCACGTTCTGACCGAAGAGCAGATCCCCCAGCAGGTCGCCAATGCCATGCTCGGCGCGGGTTTCGGGCCGGTGATGTTCCTCGTGATCGTGAACATCATCCTGCTGATCGGCGGCCAGTTCATGGAGCCCTCGGGCCTTCTGGTGATCGTCGCGCCGCTGGTCTTCCCCATCGCGCTGGAGCTGGGCATCGACCCGATCCACCTTGGCATCATCATGGTGGTGAACATGGAAATCGGGATGATCACCCCGCCGGTGGGTCTGAACCTCTTCGTGACCTCGGGCGTTGCGGGCATGCCGATGATGCGGGTTGTGAAGGCGGCTCTGCCCTTCCTCGCGGTGCTTTTCGCCTTCCTGATCATGGTGACCTACATCCCGCAGATCTCGACCACGATCCCGGACCGGGTGATGGGGCCGCAGATCCGATGCAACGGGCAAACCCTGCCATCGGAACCGCTGGAACGCGCCTTCTGCGAGGCCCGGATCGAGCAGGGCAGGGTTTTGCCGCCGATGGAGCTTGCGCCCGAGGCCGCGCCTGCCGAGGGCGCCGAGGATGCGGCCCCCGCAGAGGGCGCAGAACCCGCGCAGAACTGA